From a region of the Luteitalea sp. genome:
- the bshC gene encoding bacillithiol biosynthesis cysteine-adding enzyme BshC, which translates to MTSGTVVATAAVLRIAGRMTAETGDMCVNPLGSDCRLATWPGARPPSGVATDARTDVIPWHVLSGVSTLFLAYTSSFPKVARFYGTGGWSLPAIEARAVSGVSGGADRGRLVDILADQNRQCGAGEAVTRHLALLSCRDTVAIVTGQQPGLFTGPLYTVYKALTAVKIAAALRARGRPAVSVFWIAADDHDLAEVDHCSVVSPQGKLVTVRHLAPGDEGRPVGNVPLTAAIDEARARLLAALPASALGSCLDEQLQDAYTPGTTLGAAFGRLLAALLAPYGVILLDPTDPRVKSLAAGLFDEVIVRTPEIAQRLVERSSTLVAAGYHAQLHVEPESAPFFLIQNGTRVALRQAGGAFRARHGDRRWPVEGMRAMIRDCPALFSPNASLRPLVQDTLLPTAAYIGGPAEVAYFAQLEPLYRLFGRSPTPIVPRASFTVLEHSDEKTLRTFQLEFADIVRGFETLWPEVVARQFAGETWRMLDGAERDLEEQWQTIDAQVEMEEPSLKASVSRCRNAMRRELAKLRSAYVSAQRARQAAAAERLQRTEMRLRPGGDLQERRLTIAHFLARYDASFLDVLYDAIVLDASDHRLLFAGPPTYPARPWGPPHS; encoded by the coding sequence ATGACTTCTGGCACTGTCGTGGCCACTGCTGCGGTGCTTAGAATCGCCGGACGGATGACCGCTGAGACCGGAGACATGTGTGTGAATCCACTCGGTAGCGACTGTCGACTCGCCACCTGGCCCGGCGCGCGTCCCCCTTCGGGCGTGGCGACCGACGCACGGACAGACGTCATCCCGTGGCACGTGCTGTCTGGCGTTTCCACACTCTTTCTTGCCTACACGTCGTCTTTCCCGAAGGTCGCCCGCTTCTATGGGACGGGCGGGTGGTCGCTGCCGGCGATTGAGGCCAGAGCCGTATCCGGCGTGAGCGGCGGCGCGGATCGTGGGCGGCTGGTCGACATCCTGGCCGACCAAAATCGGCAGTGTGGCGCGGGCGAGGCGGTAACCCGTCACCTCGCGCTTCTCTCCTGCCGAGACACGGTGGCCATCGTGACGGGCCAGCAACCGGGGTTGTTTACGGGCCCGCTCTACACGGTGTACAAGGCGCTGACCGCAGTGAAGATCGCCGCCGCGCTTCGCGCACGCGGCCGGCCGGCCGTTTCGGTGTTCTGGATTGCCGCCGACGATCACGACCTCGCGGAGGTCGATCATTGCAGCGTCGTCTCTCCACAGGGCAAGCTCGTCACGGTGCGTCATCTCGCTCCTGGCGACGAGGGCAGACCTGTTGGCAACGTCCCGCTGACGGCAGCCATTGACGAGGCCCGCGCCCGCCTGCTTGCCGCCCTGCCCGCGTCCGCGCTTGGATCCTGCCTCGACGAACAACTGCAGGACGCCTACACGCCCGGCACGACGCTGGGCGCCGCGTTCGGCCGGCTGCTCGCGGCGTTGCTCGCGCCCTACGGTGTGATCCTGCTCGATCCGACAGATCCCCGTGTCAAGTCCCTTGCGGCGGGCTTGTTCGACGAGGTGATCGTCCGCACGCCCGAGATCGCACAGCGGCTGGTCGAACGTTCTTCCACGCTCGTGGCTGCCGGGTACCATGCGCAGCTGCACGTCGAGCCGGAGTCCGCGCCGTTCTTTCTGATTCAGAACGGCACACGTGTGGCGTTGCGGCAGGCTGGCGGGGCGTTCCGCGCCAGGCACGGCGATCGGCGGTGGCCAGTAGAGGGCATGCGCGCCATGATTCGCGACTGCCCCGCCCTGTTCAGCCCGAACGCGAGTCTCCGGCCGCTGGTGCAGGATACGTTGCTGCCGACAGCGGCGTACATCGGCGGTCCGGCAGAAGTCGCGTATTTCGCGCAACTTGAACCGCTGTATCGTCTCTTCGGCCGTTCTCCGACGCCTATCGTGCCGCGCGCCAGTTTCACTGTTCTAGAGCATTCCGACGAAAAGACCCTGCGCACGTTTCAGTTGGAGTTCGCGGACATCGTTCGCGGGTTCGAGACATTGTGGCCAGAGGTCGTGGCACGGCAGTTCGCGGGGGAGACCTGGCGAATGCTCGATGGGGCCGAACGAGACCTCGAGGAACAGTGGCAGACCATCGACGCGCAGGTTGAAATGGAAGAACCGTCCCTAAAGGCGTCCGTCTCTAGGTGCCGCAACGCCATGCGGCGAGAGCTGGCGAAGCTCCGGAGCGCGTACGTGTCGGCGCAACGTGCTCGACAGGCCGCCGCCGCCGAGCGGCTGCAACGCACCGAGATGCGGCTTCGTCCGGGCGGCGACCTGCAGGAACGTCGTCTCACGATCGCGCACTTTCTGGCTCGCTACGACGCGTCGTTTCTGGACGTACTGTACGACGCCATCGTATTGGACGCGTCGGACCATCGCCTGCTGTTCGCCGGGCCGCCGACCTACCCAGCCCGGCCATGGGGTCCACCACATTCGTGA